One region of Leishmania panamensis strain MHOM/PA/94/PSC-1 chromosome 28 sequence genomic DNA includes:
- a CDS encoding A/G-specific adenine glycosylase, putative (TriTrypDB/GeneDB-style sysID: LpmP.28.2270), translating to MRGEWLTPLGSSATHEYYRSIQEKVIVWWREHQRQDLPWRQTLPRGSGDVSGEFAGEDHRTSATTPRYDPYRVWVSEVMSQQTRMETVIPYYIAWMKKFPSIRTLAASTEDEVKSVWAGMGYYRRAMNLRKGAQYLLEWSKERGETATPCMPSSQEELLKVPGIGPYTSAAIASMCFGESVCSVDGNVIRVLSRLRGERDFDPKVSANIKEATRWGQELMGNSPTTSAVICRDPSALNQGLMELGASVCRPGGVPLCISCPLEQFCCASALVRCGEIEAIEGIIPVRAAKMAKRSVREICVVHEMSADRACDARRFVIVRRPADGLLGGMLEFPTVSASAADDEEVAVHLVKHPLSVLTWKAKARPTGVRLCGTVRHIFSHISMDVEVVHVQWPAGTDGAALLKRVAEVVDDHCTGDYCKLCPTAARIFLMSEADLRQSAPSRLMLKVLQRISPMEVKRVRGSRAGTLAIQEGSDILSPQKKVSRRELGHL from the coding sequence ATGCGCGGCGAGTGGCTCACCCCGCTTGGAAGCTCCGCCACGCATGAGTACTACCGCTCTATTCAAGAGAAAGTTATCGTGTGGTGGCGggagcaccagcgccaagACCTCCCATGGCGTCAAACGCTCCCTcgtggcagtggtgacgTAAGCGGAGAATTTGCCGGGGAGGATCACCGTACAAGTGCAACGACGCCGCGTTATGATCCATACcgagtgtgggtgtctgAAGTAATGTCGCAACAGACACGCATGGAGACCGTCATACCGTACTACATAGCGTGGATGAAAAAGTTTCCGTCGATTAGGACGCTCGCCGCGTCGACGGAAGACGAGGTCAAATCTGTGTGGGCAGGAATGGGGTACTACCGCCGCGCTATGAACCTTCGCAAAGGTGCGCAGTACCTCCTGGAGTGGTCCAAGGAGCGAGGGGAAACTGCTACGCCTTGTATGCCGTCCTCCCAAGAGGAGCTCTTGAAAGTCCCTGGGATAGGTCCATACACGTCGGCTGCCATTGCGTCAATGTGTTTCGGCGAATCTGTGTGCTCTGTGGACGGTAATGTGATACGCGTCCTGAGTCGTCTCCGCGGCGAGCGAGATTTCGATCCCAAAGTCTCGGCAAATATCAAAGAGGCGACGAGGTGGGGACAAGAGCTCATGGGCAACtcacccaccacctccgccgtgaTTTGCCGAGACCCGAGCGCCTTGAATCAAGGACTGATGGAGTTGGGTGCGTCAGTGTGTCGCCCAGGCGGCGTGCCGCTCTGCATCTCATGTCCCTTAGAGCAGTTttgctgcgccagcgcgctAGTGCGGTGTGGTGAGATTGAGGCGATCGAGGGTATCATCCCGGTCCGTGCTGCAAAAATGGCGAAACGCAGCGTGCGCGAGATATGTGTTGTGCACGAGATGTCAGCCGATCGCGCCTGTGACGCCAGGCGTTTTGTGATTGTTCGCCGTCCAGCAGATGGGCTGCTGGGTGGTATGCTCGAGTTTCCTACCGTGagcgcatctgcagcagATGACGAGGAGGTTGCCGTACATTTGGTGAAACACCCACTGAGCGTACTGACCTGGAAAGCGAAGGCAAGGCCAACAGGCGTCAGGTTGTGTGGAACAGTTCGGCACATATTCAGTCATATTAGCATGGATGTGGAGGTCGTTCACGTTCAATGGCCCGCTGGGACCGACGGGGCTGCCTTGCTCAAGAGAGtcgcagaggtggtggatgATCACTGCACGGGCGACTACTGCAAGCTATGCCCTACAGCTGCGCGCATCTTCCTAATGTCGGAAGCTGACCTGAGGCAGAGTGCACCGAGTCGTCTAATGCTGAAAGTGCTCCAGAGGATATCGCCTATGGAGGTCAAGCGAGTGCGCGGCAGTAGAGCTGGGACCCTAGCTATTCAGGAGGGTTCTGACATATTGTCTCCGCAGAAGAAGGTGTCGAGAAGAGAGCTGGGGCACTTGTAA
- a CDS encoding hypothetical protein (TriTrypDB/GeneDB-style sysID: LpmP.28.2280) → MLIRLVLLRALYTKQKSQSLTMQNWYEFGYNGFPSGEQRRRFYRQRDDPCDSEEERDYDDKTNDRPIFYYPLRESEDGVRSSSVSLLPSTSSGEDDKAGRRTGDEVPRMRLKGTYTSQRSRRARQAPHEDSSLRCLLHTTLYEDMPAWYGSSSVTLASSYSPHEMYTLQYGGAPCASPFAVSNQFSLWRWRLAPVPAASTPQNEAAGNIHCLRLIDDPSLRSCLQWSALHPALRLGHTSTLQAPPRIGHCVVPLASLDALVLQHFLSDHSHGAHATEASRLGTTAGRFGKKALDSIPVLLTGNNVDLYVSLVIGGASHLVDMSNSSGAGSRHSSSGIRGSMPEGDSNAFRGPNLGRVSIDGSHILSHPALCLTLIAHSVAQPRQHTIYFPLDGPSVSVLSSRAFATLTPWPDANSEELAHHSFAYIGGTENGRDPLSYLEVELFQLNLDTWVWSSNLISTYGVKPPPRFGHSVTMVKEDACLLMLGGVGAGRTYLNDLHVLDLKTRVWREVFIPFGVDLPRRAFFTAAILALPDTPLQGRSGGAHTAFDDADHTTFSQRAAAAVARQLTFASHLGQGTSPPPFLTQQGASSGDEGEGDDDIWPARVTGARSRGVLVVLGGECEGKPVTSAWACILRNGNWRRLSFPLRTQPHFSHVARSAVLAEADAERASRLLSRTDFRTALQALMERVVHPSSITTFDSLAYSDLAQEPYMAVCHGSLAQAVLLPSDTGVAQRLVLNGGSQGPPVSVMSEMSFMGTSLKDDVSLWLLTAQQQGSLASAFCKRVQHLHILFFNKNAGLSRAAQSILQSGEGKAAQPGSLSAENVRFNRFLSSCVLDGQLMEWTRLARKRLREEL, encoded by the coding sequence aTGCTCATCCGTCTTGTGCTTCTCCGCGCACTGTACACAAAACAGAAATCACAGTCTCTAACAATGCAAAACTGGTACGAATTTGGCTACAACGGATTTCCGTCTGGCGAGCAACGTCGCCGCTTCTATCGCCAGCGCGATGACCCAtgcgacagcgaggaggagcgcgactACGACGACAAAACAAATGACCGCCCCATCTTCTACTACCCACTTCGGGAGAGTGAGGACGGAGTCCGGTCTTCTTCAGTTTCGCTGTTACCGTCAACCTCATCGGGCGAGGATGATAAAGCTGGGCGTAGGACGGGTGACGAAGTGCCACGGATGCGACTAAAAGGTACTTACACTTCTCAGCGCTCAAGGCGCGCTCGGCAGGCGCCGCACGAGGATTCGTCTTTGCGCTGCCTTCTGCACACTACCTTGTACGAGGACATGCCCGCGTGGTACGGATCCAGCAGCGTTACTCTAGCCTCCAGCTATTCGCCACACGAGATGTACACTCTCCAGTACGGCGGCGCCCCATGTGCTTCTCCCTTCGCTGTATCGAACCAGTTCAGTTTGTGGCGTTGGCGCTTGGCGCCAGTGCCGGCCGCTTCCACGCCGCAGAACGAGGCTGCAGGAAACATCCACTGTCTGCGCCTCATAGATGATCCGTCACTGCGGTCGTGCCTGCAGTGGAGCGCCCTGCACCCAGCGTTGCGTCTTGGTCACACCTCGACGCTGCAGGCACCTCCTCGAATCGGGCACTGTGTCGTGCCTCTGGCATCCCTTGACGCGTtagtgctgcagcactttCTCTCTGACCACAGCCACGGCGCGCACGCGACAGAGGCGAGTCGCCTTGGCACCACAGCAGGTCGCTTCGGCAAAAAGGCTCTTGATAGCATACCCGTACTTCTCACAGGCAACAATGTGGACCTTTACGTCTCTCTCGTCATCGGCGGGGCATCGCATCTGGTGGATATGTCCAATAGCAGTGGTGCAGGGAGtcgtcacagcagcagtggtatTCGCGGGTCAATGCCGGAGGGCGACAGCAATGCTTTTAGAGGACCAAACCTTGGCCGTGTGTCGATTGACGGATCACACATCCTTTCCCACCCCGCGCTGTGCCTCACCCTAATTGCCCACTCCGTTGCTCAGCCACGTCAGCACACCATTTACTTTCCACTTGATGGACCGTCCGTGTCTGTTCTGTCTTCCAGGGCGTTCGCCACGCTCACCCCGTGGCCTGACGCCAATAGCGAGGAGTTGGCCCACCACTCCTTTGCGTACATTGGCGGGACTGAAAACGGCCGCGATCCGCTCTCCTACCTTGAGGTGGAGCTGTTCCAGCTGAATCTCGACACATGGGTATGGAGCAGCAATCTGATTTCCACGTACGGTGTGAAGCCGCCTCCACGTTTCGGACACTCCGTCACGATGGTGAAAGAAGATGCGTGCTTGCTCATGCTTGGCGGCGTCGGGGCTGGCCGTACGTACCTGAACGACCTTCACGTACTGGATCTCAAAACCCGGGTCTGGCGAGAGGTGTTCATCCCGTTCGGCGTCGACTTACCGCGTCGCGCCTTCTTCACGGCAGCAATTTTGGCATTGCCCGACACCCCTCTGCAAggcagaagcggcggcgcgcacacCGCTTTTGACGATGCCGATCACACCACGTTCTCGCAacgcgcggcagcagctgtagcTCGCCAGTTGACCTTTGCGTCACACTTGGGGCAGGGtacttcaccaccaccctttCTTACGCAGCAAGGCGCTAGCAGCGGAGACGAAGGCGAGGGAGACGACGACATCTGGCCTGCGAGGGTCACGGGTGCACGGTCAAGAGGTGTGCTGGTAGTTTTAGGTGGTGAATGTGAGGGGAAGCCGGTAACCTCTGCGTGGGCGTGTATCTTGCGCAACGGCAACTGGCGtcgcctttctttccctctccgcaCGCAGCCTCACTTCTCGCATGTGGCGCGCTCTGCTGTGCTGGCCGAGGCGGATGCGGAGCGCGCGAGTCGTCTCTTGTCACGAACTGACTTCCGCACTGCGCTCCAAGCACTGATGGAGCGAGTGGTTCACCCTAGCTCGATCACCACTTTTGATTCTCTTGCCTACTCAGATTTGGCACAGGAACCCTACATGGCCGTGTGCCATGGTTCTCTggcgcaggcggtgctgcttccATCAGACACTGGAGTTGCCCAGCGCCTCGTTCTGAATGGAGGCTCGCAGGGTCCTCCAGTGAGCGTGATGTCGGAGATGAGCTTCATGGGGACGAGTTTGAAGGACGATGTTTCACTGTGGCTGCTgacggcacagcagcaaggctCACTGGCGTCTGCGTTCTGCAAACGTGTCCAACACTTGCATATCCTCTTCTTTAACAAGAACGCGGGGCTGTCGCGCGCAGCGCAATCAATTCTGCAGTCTGGAGAAGGTAAGGCAGCACAGCCCGGCTCTCTTTCTGCAGAGAACGTGCGCTTCAATCGCTTTTTGAGTAGTTGTGTGCTGGATGGGCAGCTGATGGAGTGGACGCGACTGGCCCGGAAGCGCCTGCGTGAGGAGTTATGA
- a CDS encoding hypothetical protein (TriTrypDB/GeneDB-style sysID: LpmP.28.2290), whose protein sequence is MMSYQSCPKKTTMLAVVSDHVKSFRSLVYDTCIVSMTSRWYREVLLECPMNSVMLDIGIGTATSLIANRDIIVSKKMTVTGVDYDFAYVRSAQVNVAACGGRLQDMVKVEQADIHAYNKSHTEKFDILYFSGSFMIIPSRVEALRHCVQMLRSPVPKVPGGCNIFFTQTFEKRTFIGQYVTPLVKRMLKAITTIDFGEVTYEDEFRAALEEANVVIVRVKPITDSYYRTQTLVMARPRVTA, encoded by the coding sequence ATGATGTCATACCAGAGCTGCCCCAAGAAGACAACCATGCTGGCGGTCGTCTCCGACCATGTAAAGTCGTTCCGGTCGCTGGTGTACGACACCTGCATCGTGTCAATGACCTCGCGGTGGTACcgagaggtgctgctggagtgcCCAATGAATAGCGTCATGCTGGACATCGGCATCGGCACCGCTACCAGTCTCATAGCGAACCGTGACATTATCGTGAGCAAGAAAATGACAGTGACTGGGGTGGACTACGACTTTGCCTACGTGCGCAGCGCTCAAGTGAATGTCGCCGCGTGTGGCGGTCGGTTGCAGGATATGGTGAAGGTTGAGCAGGCGGATATTCACGCCTACAACAAGTCGCACACGGAGAAGTTCGACATCCTCTATTTTTCCGGTAGCTTCATGATCATACCGTCGCGGGTCGAAGCGCTGCGGCATTGCGTGCAGATGCTCCGTAGCCCAGTCCCCAAGGTGCCGGGAGGATGCAACATCTTTTTCACTCAAACCTTCGAAAAGCGTACGTTCATTGGTCAGTACGTCACACCTCTTGTGAAGCGCATGCTGAAGGCGATCACAACAATCGACTTTGGCGAAGTGACATACGAGGATGAGTTCCGTGCTGCCCTTGAGGAGGCTAATGTGGTGATTGTGCGTGTGAAGCCTATCACGGACTCGTATTATCGGACCCAGACGCTCGTTATGGCTCGTCCACGCGTGACGGCGTAG